ACCTGCACAAATAAATACAAATCTCGCAATACAACACAACCACCCACACAACAACACAACCAGCACACTCTAACCCCAAacatcactctgaagcctagattATTGAGTAAGTGTGATGCAAAGGAAGCAGCTGCAAGCATGATTCTTTTGTTTGGACTATCACCAGGTTCAATAATCACTGGGATTCATCGTCTGGTACCATCCAAATTTTAcggttctcagccattttgacttcaTAAATTACACCTCTACAACAGTATGGGCTTTCAGATACTAGTATAGCTATACTGGGCCTGCAGACTTTGAGACTCAAGCATATATTTATATCATTTAGCCAGGATTGTCTTTTTTAAATGCACTCTTCTCAAAAGATAATAGTGTGATTAAATTCTGAAAACTTGACAAAGTACAAAAAGCTGATGTTTTCCATAAGCTGTTGTATTTTATTCATTCTATCTGCTttattgagagagagaaagagagggcaTAATAATGAATATGTATATTTTCCAGCAGGTGCTTGCGAAATATTAAAGGAattttggtttatttaaaaatgcaGAGATAACAATTTAacccagtggtgggcaaactttttggcccgagggccacatctgggtgggacaTTGCATGCAGGGTTATGAATCTAGGGCAggaggttagggtgcaggaggggtgcagggtgtatgagggggctcagggcaaggggttggggtgcggcgggggttgaggttcaggaggggtgcagcagggggctcagggcagggggttggggtgcgggctccggcctGGCACCACTTACCTTGAGTGGCTCCAGGTGGCAGCGATGCGCAGCAGGGCTCAACcgggctgcctgcctgccctgcccctgcactgctCCCGAAAGTGGCAGCACCacatcctgcagcccctgggcgggggaggggagcggagggctccgcatgctgcccttgccttcaggcactgccccctgcagctcccattggctgccgttccctgttccccctgcccccaggggcctcagggacatggtgccggccacttccaggaacAGTAcgtccagggcaggcagggagcctgccttagccccgcgggctggatccaaagcccgacaggccggatctggcccatgggccatagtttgcctacccgtGATTTAATCTGATTTCACAGTACTACAGACTAAGGCTCTGATCTTGAAAATGCTTATGTATGTGTCAACTTtgagcacatgagtagtcccattgaaataaatattcTTGAACTTAAACAAGTGCATAAGAGCTAGCAGGATCAAGGTTTTAGTTTTTGCACTGGTGTTCATATTTCTTCATCACATTAAAAATATGACCATTCAATATAATAAGATTACATTATTTTTCTTAGGGCAGTAGCTGCAGCTACTCGCTATGATTATACAGTGGAATTTACTGGACTTGGGACCCCACCACCTGGAACTGAGGATGTTGGGTTTTGTACGCAAATAGGTGTGTTTGTGAGAAAATATCCAAAGAATGGTGAAACTCTTAACTCTGAGAAACACACGGAACATGCTTACAAAACTGTAAGTATCTCCTGCTCTCCCTCTACATAGCCATTTAGTTTACTTTGTATAGGGATCAATAAATAACAACAAAGGGATAGTTTTGTGAGACAGAATCATAAGGGTTATGTGTATACCAGAGTTGACTATTGCTACATGCTACAGTGGCtcagctgcagtgcttcagtgtagatactGCCTACACCGACAGGAGGGGTTCACAGCCCtgagacatagctatgctgatgtaaattcccagtgtagaccCGCTCATACTCAAGAGCATTGAGAAAAGAATAAGCCTGTGATTATGTTTTTAAAGATACCAAACATTCAGGCTGATGTTATGACTTCTTGCCTGTGGCAGGGAGATCCATGCCCAGAATCTGGTCAGCTGCCATGGTCTCAGCAGGGAGTTGGACACTGGGAACCAGTAGGACTCCCAGCAGGTAGTGGGAAGCCCGGGCTGCAGACCAAGCCGGGAGCCTAGGTGGCAGCCCACCTTGGAGCAGAGACTCGGTAGCACCCTGGCTTGGGAgccagctttcttgtcaatttcacaactCCAgcagagccatgaaattgacaattATGACAGCCAACAGCTGATGTAAGGAATGCAGTggctacacagacactgcatcacCCTCATTACAATGATATAAGCCCTACACCTCTTGTTGAGGTTGTTTTAGTATGTCGGCATAGCAGGTGAGTTACATTGGCGGGAGGAGCATTTCACTGTGTACACCACcactgttttgttgacaaaagcttGACttttgtgtagtgtagacaaggcccaagtcTGTTACTGTCTGCCTtctgcttgtctctctcacacactcttaCTCAAAACAGTACTCAGCAATGCCTCTCATCCATGTAGCTCAAATTATTGAGTGGCCTTGGATATGCCTTTGTTTTGGGTGGTGACGTTTGTGTGCTTTGTTTTGCAGACTTCTGTTGTTTCTAGGTCTGTCATAATGttaaatattttggggttttGCACATTATAAAGGTTTTCAAGGCAGCGTACCCAAGTCTTAAAGATGAAAAGTACCTGCAGAATGCAGTTGTCAGTGAAGTTCTTTTCGGAGCAGACATCATTAAAAGACGACTACTGGGCAATTTCAAGTCTGAGTGTAAGGAGCATAGTGATGGTCTTGAGCCAAAACTCAAATTCCAGCCATTTAAATATTTCATGACGTGTTCAAAGAACCTTTCTCTAGCTGAAACTGAAAAACTTGCTGCTGATAGAAGCATGGAGCCATTCATCGATGGAAACACCGTTTATATACCTCTGGCAAAAATCTTTTCTATTCCCAAAGTGAATCAACTTTGTGGCACCTTTGAGAAGTTAAGCAATCTTATTGCTGGCAAAGTAGCACTGAGCAATGATGGTTCTACCGTGATAGTCACTATCGAATATGAAAATGAAGAACAAGAGAATTAGAAAACCCTTCAAACTGTGGGGACAAAGAAAACCTTGTTAGTAGATTCATGCTGATGTTATTTCCATATAGTGACTAGAGTTACAGCACTCACTTAtatttttttagttttaaatatttCTAGCGGGACCTAGAATTTTTGCTTGTTAAAGGCAGCACCTTTAAGGATTatagggcagattttcaaaggcacaaaagggAGCAGTTAGGCATCCAACTGCCATTGAAGGGCAATAGTTTATTTAgccatgttttgtttgctttcCCCTTATTTCTCTCTCAAGTATCATAATTACACTTGTTTAGGTATGTTGGGAGTATATATACAGGTTGCACTATCTGTAACTGAGTCCCCCAAGACTAGTCATGTGAATGGGGGTGCAGTAGAGCACTACAGCTTCACCACCTCTCTAGCTATAGGTTTCACATATTGATTCTAATGCTAAAACCTAGACAACAGTTATAATTCTATCATATGTCAGCTATAAAAGAAGCTATTAGGTAAGGAGGacaaaaatgttaatatttttggtaaaacttAACTTACAAGCAAAAAAAAGtaggtaattttatttttttggttgaaAGGTGAATGTGAAGACAGAAACGGAAATTCAGAAAGCCTATCTTATTGATCACTGTATAATGTAGCTGGAAGAGAAATAAAAGCAACAGGTAGAAGATATGTTGcaggatgaggggaggagggggtgtgggggaagcaTAAATTTGGACTAATACAGAAGTAAAAATATTCCTGTAGAATCAGCCACTAATAGAGAGATGGGGACATAGCCATTGTACCAGTTCTTATgctttctttctccttcccctttttgGTCATCGTATTGTAGCAGCACTGATCCCATGAACATAACTTGATGAATATGTCTTCCTCTGTACCTGCGTAATGCCCATTAACGTGAGAGTCTCACAACTTTAGGTAGTGTTTATTATAAAACCACTTTCAATGGATGTCATTGCAATCCGGAGCACCGTTTCAGGCTTGGAGAAAGTCAAATGCTTCTTCTAGGTTAATGGGAAAAGTGGTACAGTTGTTAGTGGTTGCAGGGGAAGTTCAGTGAGAATAATCTGATGGGAAAGTAGCAGACATTAAAATGTAAGAGTACTGTATTACTAAATAAAAAGTGTTCCTACCACTTTCTGTTAAATATCACTGACTTCTGTTTAAAAatctttaataaaataaacctccTAGACCTGCTTTAAGGAAAAATTACCCTCAAAGTAATAGGTCCCTAAAAATACATGCTATTCCTAATACTCTCAATAGAAATAGAAGGCTGTGCAATACCTGTGATAGTGGAGCTTGTGATTTAGGCTAAGGAGATGATTCTACTAGAAAGAGCTGGCCTAGCTGCCTGCATTAGACAAGGATATATCACACATATAAATGTGTAGTAAACAAACTACTAACTATTTATTACTGTCTAAGAACTAAACCTTATGTATGCACAAGAATAGCCTATTCACACATGTTGCAAAATTTTCCCCTCCATTTTCTCCTTTGTCCAAGATAAGTAATATTTTTGATGTGACTAGGTCAAGGCACATGGTTTTCTTTTGTTAATATCTGATCAATGCTAAAATGTTTCTCATGGGTAATGCACAATTAACTAGTGAACAGGCCTCACTCCTTGGATGCTCCCACTGATGCTACTGGCAGAATTGAGGGTGAGGGGGGGCAGAaatgctgcaggatcaggcctaacaTTTGTGAGATATTTACAAAAATGTAAAGCAGTTCTGTGCAAAGGCTAACTAGTGTTGTAGAGGATGACTGAGAATGGCCTTTGCTCCATCTTCAGAATCGGGGGGCAGGGGGATCCTGTCTCTTCTGGCCCTCCTTCAACTCTCAAATCATTCATGGTGAAAGACCAGACAAAAAAGAGGGGCAGTAATTTAGAGGAGAGGGCTAGGTTCAGAATCTATAAGTAGGATGAGTTTCTCTTAAAGAGACAAATACTTTGAAGCATTCTACCTCCCTTCAAATGCTTTTATAACTTCTTGATACTTCTACTTTGTTTTGTGTGGAATTTTTTCATCCCTGTTAACATTTAGTAAGCATAGCTGTTTAACTTGTAATCAAAACTATTTAGAATTACTTCCTcagtggtggtttttgtttttttttcttttgtggctGTACAGTTATCTTGTAAAATGCCTTAAATGTTACACATGTGAATTTCAATGCTTGTAAATAAACTGTTCTTTGGCTAATAATGAGCCTGTTTAATGACTGCAGAGTTCAGTACCATTAGcttggccatttttttttttgaagatatCTCTGCAACTCAGTGGTGTAAGGCACATTTAGCAGATACTACATCTGTTAAGGTTTTTTGTCTCCCCTCTCACCTTCCTTCTCCACTCTGTTTTTTCTTGTTGGTATTTCTTTATTGAGTGTACATTGTAGCCTGGTCATTTAAAATAAGGAACAGGTGGCTCTGGCAGAATTGGAACAATATTTGTCTTGATTACGATGTCACATTACAGCTAATTATAGGGGTGCTCATAGAAACACTCTTCTTGGAAAGATCAGACCCCTAACATTTTGTTCTGTAAACCCAGTTGGAAATTGGTCTATATGAATATTGGGTTGGCTACCTTTACCCCAAAGGATTTATAATATCCTCCAGAAAACTCCACTTCCCCATAGCAGGATTGATTACTTTTTCCTTCTATAATCTTGACTGGTAGGAATTAGTACTGGATGTTAACATCTTAAAAGGAGAAGAAAGAATCCAAGAATAAATAAATTTGTGCTTCTGTGGTGCCTTTCATGGGAAGACCTCAAACCACTTCACAAATGTTAAGACATAAATCCCAGTTACAAAGAAGTTTACCTACCTCAAAGTGTTCAGTCATGGTGAagtcatgtgacttgcccaagctatTACAGCAAATCAGTGATAGCCTAAGCCATGGTTCTATGTCTACAATACCACTTATATCACTTAGGAGTGTGATAAGCCACCCCTCTGAGCGACTTAAGTTACACTAATGTAAGCATTGGTGTGGACTGTGCAATGTTGGCAAGATAGCTTCTCCCTCTGACAATGCTACCGCTGCtcgttcatcatcatcatcatcatcatcatcatcatcatgttcctattacgcgTCTGGCATTTAAGGCAGTgaccaagctcctccactcctgtctgtttccggcaagtctttcagtggttccccagctgtgccccaggtttttcagcttagcttccacagctcttcgcctTGTTGTTTTCTGGAGGCctcattttcgcttgccttcaggtgtccatcttattgctatgctggtgatggaatcagtttccatctgaagcacatgAGCGATCCATCTCCAacacctcctggcaatgatggtgctcagagcctcttggctgaactgtgtcaatagatcttggtttgagattgttctgggccaaaaagatagaggatttttctgaggcaggttgtatggaattaagacagtttggacatgtcatactttctcattccccagcattttgCACTATAAAGTAGCGTTGAAAGTACGCAGCtgtgataaatcttgagtttggttttggtattgtattttgatgatttccagactgcaTTTAAAGCTCTTGatggtgttcctggctttactgattttgttccggatgtcctggcttgttccactttcctggctgatggtgctgcccacgTACGTGAATGTGTCtgcattggtgagaacataatcctctatccgtactggtgacggtgaggcaatattaaacgTCATGATATGTGTCTTATtgcggttgattttcagtccagttTGCTGGCTGAATGCGTTGAGTCTagttttttttcttgtatatggtgttgggtataTTATAGGAGAGCGATATCATCTGGAAAGTCCAgctcttcaagggatgagaagagcatccatttaatgcctcttggcatgtcttctgttgtatgctgcattacccagtcgatggcaatgttgaagaggattgcagacatgacacaccgCTGGtgtactcctgttttgacttcagaACTGAGCTCActgatcaacactgcatgtaaagttgaaatagaagcttttgatgacGTTGATTTTAcggaaaggaattccatatgcccACAGAATGtgccataggctggtcctgtgaatgctatcaaaagccttctcaaagtctatgacatttatgtagagttgccattgccattctaagcactgttctGTTCCATAGAGTGTAGATCTATCTGGGTCTGTGCATCTGTGCCCTTtctgaaaaccagcttgctcttttctgagaacgcTATCAAGTGCCTCTGATATACGCAGTTACCTTACacaatactttgcttggcacagataaaagtgtaATACCACACCAGTTATCActgagagttcctttctttggtatcttcaatataaccccattggtccactcatctgacactttttccttttcccagactgatgtaaataaaggggccaggatagatgctgctaaTTTAGGATTTATCTTGAACAATTTTGCATTCAAGTTAtccttgccaggagctttccctttttttttttaaggatttaatggcttgaatgatctcttccttagttggggtgtctgcgttgatatcaagatcttctgcctcctggatgtttgcttcctctttaggtggctccctgttaagcaattctttgaaatgctctgtccaGTACATTACTTGTTCGGTTGTAGTAGCTGTCCTTGTTTGTTCCTGATGAgagtgtttgttggtgtcttCTGTTTACCACTGATAAGCCACGTCATTTTGTAGACGGTTCCTTGTTCACCACaagcagctgcatcctctgcttgtgttgccagatgATTAATATAATGCCGTTTGTCCGCTCTCATAAGACATTTGACCTCCCGGTGTGCCTTGCTATACTGCTCATGgtatttgtcctttagcttctgggATTATGTGTCTAAAACTTCTTCAGGGCTCGTCTGATTTCTATGGTGTTCCATGTGCCGGATGTCAtccactccttccttctcttttGCTTGTAGCCTAGACAGGTTTCACCGCTCTGTTTATAAATTGCG
Above is a genomic segment from Mauremys reevesii isolate NIE-2019 linkage group 8, ASM1616193v1, whole genome shotgun sequence containing:
- the HENMT1 gene encoding small RNA 2'-O-methyltransferase isoform X4, encoding MMDTNLQKDDLTGTIKFIPPLYKQRYQFIKDLVNKYKPKKVADLGCADCTLLWMLKFCKCIEVLAGLDIRENVMKEKMHRLSPLPADYLQPSERSLTVTLHHGSVAHKDPCMLGFDLVTCIELIEHLEAAELEKFPEVVFGFMAPAMVVISTPNSEFNPLLPGVTLFRHSDHKFEWDRAQFQSWAVAAATRYDYTVEFTGLGTPPPGTEDVGFCTQIGVFVRKYPKNGETLNSEKHTEHAYKTVFKAAYPSLKDEKYLQNAVVSEVLFGADIIKRRLLGNFKSECKEHSDGLEPKLKFQPFKYFMTCSKNLSLAETEKLAADRSMEPFIDGNTVYIPLAKIFSIPKVNQLCGTFEKLSNLIAGKVALSNDGSTVIVTIEYENEEQEN
- the HENMT1 gene encoding small RNA 2'-O-methyltransferase isoform X5, with amino-acid sequence MGPPRPRWPHLEVDLVHHLVVADLGCADCTLLWMLKFCKCIEVLAGLDIRENVMKEKMHRLSPLPADYLQPSERSLTVTLHHGSVAHKDPCMLGFDLVTCIELIEHLEAAELEKFPEVVFGFMAPAMVVISTPNSEFNPLLPGVTLFRHSDHKFEWDRAQFQSWAVAAATRYDYTVEFTGLGTPPPGTEDVGFCTQIGVFVRKYPKNGETLNSEKHTEHAYKTVFKAAYPSLKDEKYLQNAVVSEVLFGADIIKRRLLGNFKSECKEHSDGLEPKLKFQPFKYFMTCSKNLSLAETEKLAADRSMEPFIDGNTVYIPLAKIFSIPKVNQLCGTFEKLSNLIAGKVALSNDGSTVIVTIEYENEEQEN
- the HENMT1 gene encoding small RNA 2'-O-methyltransferase isoform X3; amino-acid sequence: MSVDSMMDTNLQKDDLTGTIKFIPPLYKQRYQFIKDLVNKYKPKKVADLGCADCTLLWMLKFCKCIEVLAGLDIRENVMKEKMHRLSPLPADYLQPSERSLTVTLHHGSVAHKDPCMLGFDLVTCIELIEHLEAAELEKFPEVVFGFMAPAMVVISTPNSEFNPLLPGVTLFRHSDHKFEWDRAQFQSWAVAAATRYDYTVEFTGLGTPPPGTEDVGFCTQIGVFVRKYPKNGETLNSEKHTEHAYKTVFKAAYPSLKDEKYLQNAVVSEVLFGADIIKRRLLGNFKSECKEHSDGLEPKLKFQPFKYFMTCSKNLSLAETEKLAADRSMEPFIDGNTVYIPLAKIFSIPKVNQLCGTFEKLSNLIAGKVALSNDGSTVIVTIEYENEEQEN
- the HENMT1 gene encoding small RNA 2'-O-methyltransferase isoform X2; protein product: MNVDSMMDTNLQKDDLTGTIKFIPPLYKQRYQFIKDLVNKYKPKKVADLGCADCTLLWMLKFCKCIEVLAGLDIRENVMKEKMHRLSPLPADYLQPSERSLTVTLHHGSVAHKDPCMLGFDLVTCIELIEHLEAAELEKFPEVVFGFMAPAMVVISTPNSEFNPLLPGVTLFRHSDHKFEWDRAQFQSWAVAAATRYDYTVEFTGLGTPPPGTEDVGFCTQIGVFVRKYPKNGETLNSEKHTEHAYKTVFKAAYPSLKDEKYLQNAVVSEVLFGADIIKRRLLGNFKSECKEHSDGLEPKLKFQPFKYFMTCSKNLSLAETEKLAADRSMEPFIDGNTVYIPLAKIFSIPKVNQLCGTFEKLSNLIAGKVALSNDGSTVIVTIEYENEEQEN